Proteins from a genomic interval of Kitasatospora herbaricolor:
- a CDS encoding AAA family ATPase: MRTAPHDEVDEPGGAAASPYPRGLLDLRGHPGATPVLRYPPDAVVVISGLPGSGKSTLLRRWSAYAPVIDPRDVHLACEAVMPARLPYPVYRPWARLVHFRLLRTALRRGGPLLVHDCGSRPWLRRWLAAGAARRGRELHLVLLDLSPADALAGQRERGRWASHRVFARHCRGLERLLRDLPPPGGPTAGAGEPTSGRAGDGSTPPRTPVPAALAETASVLLLDRSSREHATAAFGPAETGEAREVAEGQGPSQG; encoded by the coding sequence GTGCGGACCGCGCCGCACGACGAGGTCGACGAACCCGGCGGGGCGGCCGCCTCGCCGTACCCGCGCGGGCTGCTGGACCTGCGGGGTCACCCGGGCGCGACGCCCGTCCTGCGGTACCCGCCGGACGCCGTGGTGGTGATCTCGGGCCTGCCCGGCAGCGGCAAGAGCACCCTGTTGCGGCGCTGGTCGGCCTACGCGCCGGTGATCGACCCGCGGGACGTCCACCTCGCCTGCGAGGCCGTGATGCCGGCCCGGCTCCCCTACCCGGTCTACCGCCCCTGGGCCCGGCTGGTGCACTTCCGCCTGCTGCGCACGGCGCTGCGCCGCGGCGGCCCGCTCCTGGTGCACGACTGCGGCAGCCGACCGTGGCTGCGGCGCTGGCTGGCCGCCGGCGCGGCCCGGCGCGGCCGCGAGCTGCACCTGGTGCTGCTGGACCTGAGCCCCGCGGACGCCCTGGCGGGACAGCGCGAGCGCGGCCGGTGGGCCTCCCACCGGGTGTTCGCCCGCCACTGCCGGGGCCTGGAGCGGCTGCTGCGGGACCTGCCGCCGCCGGGCGGCCCCACCGCCGGCGCGGGCGAGCCCACGTCGGGCCGGGCCGGCGACGGGAGCACGCCGCCCAGGACCCCGGTGCCGGCCGCCCTGGCGGAGACCGCCTCGGTGCTGCTGCTCGACCGGTCCTCCCGGGAGCACGCCACGGCGGCCTTCGGTCCGGCGGAGACCGGTGAGGCGCGGGAGGTGGCGGAAGGCCAGGGGCCGTCCCAGGGCTGA